The stretch of DNA TACAACATGTTTTACATTACCATATTTGATACGaggtttttctatttttaagtttaaaaaaattattagtttggAAATAAGATTACCCTAGTATAACTATTCCTTTCAATCTTAATACTATGaacttaatatattaatattttttatataacttTTTACAACATCATATTCATTTATTTAGctaaataatataattcaattaacagtaatttaattagataatgcataatcaaaaataattttaagtttacaaataattatattcgttatttattattttaattaatcaaattattttaaacacCACATACTAAACGTCATCTTAATTTTTAGTTTGTGTACTGACTCGACCCATTAAGTTTTTCGAGCCAGATAGGTTAGACCCAATCTAACCCGACCCGTCGACCGTCCCAACTCTTTCTTTTGAAGCTaacatttaaaaagaaaaaatccgCCTCATTTACATCTCTACTACAACTTAAGCTGGATTATAGATTTcaaaagtgtatatatattactCTTTGCATGTTGTATTTATACAGGAGAAGGAAATAGCAAAGAGTATACTGCAAGGAATGAAAATAACACAATCCAGCTTCCCCTCTATGGATGTTgagcacttctccccataataTTCGCATTGTTGTCTAGGAAGTGAAACTTTTTCGGTAAATACTTGTGGGTTCGAATTGTAAAAAAGATCGCGGCTTTGATCCCATCCCCATAAGTAGGGTTTGAGAATTAGGTTATAGTATTAGCATAGCAGATATGTTTTGTGATTTTGGGGTATGAGATGAGATCCTTGGCTTATTGTTGCACAAATATTTTGCCTACAATGCATAGATGATCTTACTCTTTCGGTTATTCTTGTTACTGTACTTGCTAGGTGGGAATTCTATTCTACTTGGTTTATCaaattcttaaatttaatttttagttgcagataaaaaattaagtttaattCTCGATTACAGAAAAATACTTAACTTTAATTTTTGATAGTAATAATACCTATATTATATTTCTGGAACTTACGGAATTTGACCATTAAGTGTCAAGTTATTATTCACTTGtcattttttattggtatatttaaattaaattttaaataaaagataaaatttaatgttCTGGACCAATCAAGAATTTGCATGTGTCCATTGACTTGACACTTAATGGTAATGTATTTACGgaagttctaaaaatataatttaaatattattactgtcaaaaattaaatttaaatatttatgccgcaaattatttAACAAATTCCTTCAATTATTTACTAATGCATGTACTGAAATTTTAATTCACAATATTTTCTTAAGCTATTTTGAGCTTGTTTTTAATCTTCCAATTATTAATAatgtatcttattttttaattcccTATATTTGTTGGGTACCTAGTTTTCAACTATTGTTAAACAATTATGATGTTTTGACACTTTTTTTTGAAAGGGACTATGTTTTCAACAACATTATAACTGTAGCTTTCAACTTACcaacttaaaattaaaaatgaaggcatatttttttagttagttagttcattaattaattaacaaaaaagtGCCAACCATGATAGGGATTTTGAACTTTTATTAATAATTCCTTTATGTGACTCTTCATGGAAGATGGGACTGTTCAACCTTTCACATAAATTTGTTTgaaatttcctttttttttaaaaaaaaaaataaaataaaaattaattaccaaATAGAGACATAATTTTGCCAAAAGAATAATCATTAAAACAACATGTTAAAACTTCagtagtatatataatttttttttaaaaaaatggtgAATGGTCAGTGTATTAAATGtactatgtatatattttatttatttttttattataagaaTAACTTTTTAACTATAAATAGACAAGAAtacttattaaaattaaaattcaggTCAGATGTAAACAAGAAAAATTTTATTACACaacattataataaataaaaaaaaatatttctaaaaatatatttcatataGAATTCATTTAAATCCAAATATACAATTACTCAcattagatttaattattaactttattactaacatatatatatatattgttgtaCATAGTTTGTTTTGTTAGaacccaaataattttttttgacaagttcattaatttttttctttggtAGAATCTATTTTTAAATAGAGTAACTATATACACTTGctatttttgttatatatattttttttgtcaagaagaaaatatcaaaaatatttaattaccaATTAAATTAATATGACCAAAAAACTAagaattcttattattttttaaattataagtaGAGATATGCAAATtcacatattaaattaatatgccTATAAAATTCTTACATTTCctcattttttatttgaaaggaTTAAATTAATAGTCTTAAAATTACACCTTTTAATAACATTACACaaatagacaaaaaaaaaacattgtttCTGCAAAACCATAGGGGATAGCAGCTGGAAAGCATGTAAcaaaagtttatttattaataatttatttttgtttttatttcatttattaataataaataaaaattattatttttattatattgtattgggAGAATGGCAAGCATGTAGGAGTAGAGATGGAAATTTATACCGCAGGGATGGGTAACCGCGGGGACCCGCACCTAATGGGGTGAGGATTCCCCATCTTAGTAGTTAATGGGGCGGTGGTGGGGGACAATTTCAATACCCGaagcggggatggggcgggggcggggataatactatccgcaccatatccgaccccgatatagatatatataattttttttgttttttttttaaactttgagacatatttagtttttattttctattaggttatgcttttttttaagtagttttatcttttatcttctatgaattatgaatgcataataaatatttgtgagaatattggtttaatttatttttttcaattattttaaattaatgttttttttttcattttaccttAATGGATAACCGATGGGTTCCCCATAACCGATGGGTATTCCCCTACCCCGAATCCGTTGGTTATTAGACGGGGATGGTGCGGGGATGGGGTTATAAATAGGTAGCGAGAATGGGGGCGGGGATTGCATTCCCCGTACATTAACCGaccaatttccatctctatGTAGGAGAGGTCTCACTCATCGAGGTAAAGGGTCTAATTCATTATGTGGCATTCGGATTACCATAATCACCCATGCTTTTAGTTAGAGATTAATATTTTGTTGATTTATTCCCAAAatgattattaatataatattaatataatattagcaTATTAATTTAAcacaatttaaaaatttaaacaaaaaataaatacataaataacattttaataataaaatatgagaaTATGTACATTATATACATTCTTAAAGCtacaatttatatatttaacgttaataaattaaattttaagtatCCTAGAGTTATTGAATAGACCCTTATTATATAGGCACATaagcaaattattttaaaaaatgaacaTAATATAACTGGAAGAGATATTGCAACAATTTGTATAGTTCGAGGAATTTTTTTACAACGGAAGAGAATTCAacgagataaaaaaaataagggtCTCTTCTATTGCAGAGTTTCTGGAAGAGATACCAAAGTCTACACCCAACCCAGTACCCATGCTTTTACAATTTGTGGCAGCTTGATGTTCTCCCGAAAGTGCACCATTTTCTTTGGCGATCGATTTTAGGATGCCTTCCAACTAAGACACAGTTAAACACAAAAATATGTGAATGTGGATTTGATGTGCCCTTTTTGTAACCTTGCTAGTGAATCCATTCATCACGTTCTTCTTCAGTGTGGCTTTGCTCAATCTTATTGGAGAGTTTCAGGTGTTAATATGGCTGCTGGGTTAGGGGTAGACTTTAGTAGCTGGTTCTTTAATGTCGCTGAAACTCAAAGCCGGGTATTGGTGTGTGAAGCGGCAATGGTTGGTTGGAAAATTTGGGCTGCAAGAAATGATGTGCTGTGGAATAGTAAAACCTGTTCGACTATGGAGGTGGTTCGGTCAGCTAGAGTTGTCATTGACCAATGGAAGAATGCTCAATCTCAAAAAGGTGGTGCGTTGCTAGTTAATGATATTAATAATGCATGTGAGCGTTGGAGGAAACCTGTGTTCAATACGGTTAAGGTGAATGTTGATGGAGCTATTTTTGAAGCTGAAAACAAGTTTGGTGTTGGTTGTGTGGCTCGTGATTCCAATGGTTGTTTGATTACGACCTTGTCTGTAAGTCGTTTTGGCTTAGTCAAGGCGGAAATTGTTGAAATAATTGGGATCAAAGAAGCCTTGAGATGGATAAAGAAGAAACAGTGGACTAATGTTGTAATTGAAACTGATGCTTTGGTGGTGGTTCAAGCTATTAATAGCTCTATTCTTATGCCTTCTCAGTTTAGATTACTAGCTCGGGATTGCCATGAGATGCTTTCTTCTTTTACTagtgtttatttgatttttgttaaacgatctgctaatAAGGCTGCTTATTGTGTTACTAGAGGGTCTTGTTATTTGTCAGATTGTGAATATAGTGAGCATGATGCTCATAGCGCTCTAAAGAATATTATATCTTCTGAATGTTTTTGAATAAATTCCATctttgattcaaaaaaaaaaatatattttttttctttttaaaccaTCAATGCAATAAAATTGAATGCCTAAAATCTTagccattaattttttttacaataattatCAATTTTTATTGGCTTTCCTTTTTGTGTAGTTATGCAAAGATGTAGTAAAGTCTTAGTCTAGTCCTCTCTTCATTCTCTCTCACTCATCATCACGTTCCTTGCCTTGTCAGTCCAAAAAAATCCTACCCATTTGTGGGTCCCACAcaccaaataattaattaataattattataataaataaataaatgtttattttatgacAAAACAAACCGACAATCATCTCCTCTTCTCTATTTTCCCAAGGATAATTAATTCTGTTTAGATTGGAATTTTCTTAATTACCcatctttctttattttatttactcaAAATGCCATTAAAAAAAAGCTTTAGATTTATGTCAAATCGGAATATCGGCGGATTGTTTATTTACTATTCTACCCCTTTTCGGATTTTCAGCTACGGTAGTTAAGCGGCCAGTTTAGTGTGATGTTTTAGCcgaagggtaaaacagtattTTCGTAAACCGAAAAACGGACCTCTTTTAATCCGGTTTCATAGCATTGGATCTCTTCGAATCTTTTacttttttgaattttgaatcTCTTTACCAATTCACCCTTGGTTTTTGCTCTTTATTACAATATTGACACTGTCAGTCGTTAAAAAGCGGGAAAAGCACTGAGTTTCCAATAATAACCCCGGCCCCTTTACTGTTGTTGTATCACTAATACGAGGGTAAAAATGTCATTCTGCGAAACACTAATGAACACTCACTATCAATGGCGTAACtgtaaaaattcgaaaaattgaGGGTAATTATGGAAATAGAGGTCCAGAATATGAGGCCCACTAGTCTTTTTAGGCAAAAATAAGTTGCCACGTCACTTAGCTAgcgccaaataaaaaaaaaactttctcaAAGCTCTTCCTTTGCACCTAAGTAGCTTAAAGTTTCAGCTGTACTAAGTACtacacttctctctctctcttctgctaatcactttctctctcttagggtttctggtttcagtgaagaagaagaagaagattcaaGTTCTGTTCTTCATCGTCTTCGGCATTGTATGGTTTCGATTACGTTTGATCAAGTTTATTCAAGCTCTTTCACACTCCACAAGGTTTGTATTGCTGTACTTGTTGttcttgttgttgttgctatttttgtcttttttcaGCTTCTGAACTTTGGTTTTTTGTTGTTGAAATGCTTACAGGGAAGATTTTGATTGGAGTTTGAGCAATAATGACTTCTAGAGGGAGGTCCGATCAGACTCCGCCGCCGCAGCAACAGCCGCAGCGGCGGATCCAGCGGACACAGACTGCTGGTAATCTTGGAGAGAGTATATTTGATAGTGAGGTTGTGCCGTCTTCGCTTGTTGAGATTGCTCCGATTCTTCGTGTTGCTAATGAGGTTGAGTCGAGTAATCCGAGGGTCGCTTATCTCTGTAAGTTTATTCTTTGgtttataattttctttgaatgcGTCGTTTTTGTTGCCTGGTTTCGTATATGGTATTGAAATTATGATCTTGTTTCTACTTTTGTCTAACTCGGTTGATAATGGTTTTTAGCTCAAATTTTAAGTGCATATAGCGAGAAACTATGGTACATTTCTGAaaatgtagatttaatttaagtgttttttttatattttttggtcATGTACACAACAAATCATCTTGGCAAATGGTTTAGTATGGAAATGCCAGTTAATGTATCATGAGTTTAGGCTTAGTTTGTAAATGCATCTTCTTTCGCTCTGTGCCTGCTTAAGGCCTTTAAGTATCTCCTTTCAGCGTACTTCTATATTGTCTTCCTTGTTTCTATTTTATGCTGGTGTAGTGGATGTTTCGCTAGAATTGTTTTCCCTTCTATATGTATGCATTACTGATGTGAAATTTGTTTGCATTCTGTCGTAGGTCGGTTTTATGCCTTCGAGAAAGCTCATAGATTGGATCCCACATCGAGTGGTCGTGGTGTTCGGCAATTTAAAACTGCTCTCCTTCAGCGTCTTGAAAGGGTAATTTTTTTGAGTCTTGGTGGCTGTTATAAACCAGATTTAATAGTGTTTTTAAGATTTCTTGCTTGTTTTCTTTTGAGTCCTAAGCTATATTGACTCTGATTTTCAGGAAAATGATCCAACATTAATGGGAAGGGTTAAAAAGAGTGATGCACGTGAAATGCAAAGTTTTTATCAGCAttactacaaaaaatatatCCAAGCTTTGCAGAATGCTGCAGATAAAGCTGACCGGTGGGTTATATTTTATGTCTGGGACGATCACTTTGGTTTTTGCATTAGTtgacaatcaatcttttgctgTTTTATAGTGCGCAGCTTACCAAGGCATACCAGACTGCTAATGTACTCTTTGAAGTTTTAAAAGCAGTTAATATGACGCAATCCATGGAAGTCGATCGAGAGGTTATACACATTTACCTGTTATCCTTCGTGCTGTCTTAGTTTCCTGTATCACTCTTTGTTGAATGTTTTTCCTATTTTGCTTTTTCGTGAGCTCTAGTTTGGACCTTTATTTTTGTTCCTCATGGTTGATGAACCCAGATTCTGGAGGCACAAGATAAAGTTTTAGAGAAGACTCAGATTCTAGTTCCATATAATATTCTTCCACTAGATCCTGATAGTGCAAATCAGGCAATTATGAGATATCCCGAGGTATGTTTGTAACATTCAGGCTTTACAATCACATTGCCTACCAACATTCCTAAATTAGACTGGTACATTTAACTTTTATAATTGCATTGCCTTTAtgttttattctaatttttattgtaattttcaGATCCAAGCTGCTGTTGTTGCCCTCCGTAACACTAGGGGTCTTCCTTGGCCCAAGGACCATAACAAGAGAAAAGATGAAGACATTTTGGACTGGCTTCAGTCGATGTTTGGGTTTCAGGTTGTGCATTTGGCAAAAAATTCAACTGTTCTTTTACAGTGCACTAAAGTTTTGCATAGCGAGCCATAGTCCTTCACATGTTGATGCCCAATTGACATCCTTTACATGTTTAATCAATTTTACAGAAGGATAGTGTGGCAAATCAAAGAGAGCACCTAATTTTATTGCTTGCTAATGTGCACATTCGACAATTTCCAAAGCCTGATCAGCAGCCCAAGGTTGTAAATTATAATTgtttgcttttcttttttttaatatgaaaattaCATTGATGTGACTACCTTCTGTGTGAGAttattatcataatattttctGTTGTTAGGAGTCTTTTACCAGCCATATTCAATCTATTGTTTCCTAATTATGAGTATGTAGAACTTTTAGACTACTGACATTGCTGACAAGGTCATTGTCTTAAGCAAGATAGAAGGTGCCacatttcctattttgtgtagTCAACGGCCAAGTAGTCAAATTGTAGAGCCTATATGATTGAACTTCTGGTATTTAAGTGTTATGACTTATGATGTTATCTAGAAAATTGTAGAAAAAAGAACATAGAGTTTGTCAATAGTTTATAATTTAACTTTTATAAATGGTTTCTGACTAGTGCATTTATTTTGTTAGTTGGATGATTGTGCTCTGACAGAAGTGATGAAGAAGCTCTTCAAGAACTACAAAAAATGGTGCAAGTACTTGGGTCGTAAAAGTAGCCTTTGGTGAGTGCTTTTTGTGCTGAGCTATTTGTCATTAGATTTTGAATGACTTTGTATTTGGTTCATTGTGAATGCCTCTAATTTGTAATTTCTTGTAATCTAGTTAATGAGAATAGGAGGTTACAGCCTTGGGGGTTTTGTTAACTTTGTGcattatttaatttctcaaTGAACTCAATTCTTTGTGGATTTAACTGCAGGTTACCAACCATACAGCAAGAAGTTCAGCAGCGCAAACTTCTATACATGGGACTGTATCTTTTAATATGGGGGGAGGCTGCAAATTTAAGATTTATGCCCGAATGCCTTTGTTATATATATCATCATGTATGcatctttgtatatatatacatatctctCTAAATCATAAATATAGCAGCAGCTCCAGTGAAAGTGTTTTAATGGTTAAACTAAAATATGATGTAGTTATATTATGAAGTATAGTGAgtaatattcaattttattttttctttccctTGAAAGAACATAAATTCTTTCAGGAGTTTCGACTAAAGATAAGAAATAAAGATAAGGAATTAGACAACTTCTCTCTAGATTGACAAAGAAAGTTTcctataaaatagaaactaaatgcTATATTTCTACGAACCGGTGCTAAATTTAAAAGCGTTCTTCTATCAAATGCACAATGgatttatatttattgtacttttttttcttctgtttGTGTTCTTAGATGGCCTTTGAATTGTATGGTATGCTAGCTGGGAATGTCAGTCCCATGACAGGTGAGAATGTGAAGCCGGCCTATGGAGGTGAAGAAGAGGCTTTCTTAAGAAAAGTTGTTACTCCCATCTATGAAGTGATTGCCGAGGTagattatgaatttttttttctagtatgTTCTTTTTGTTGTTTAGAATATTTGAATGGAAGACATTAACTTTGtgctttctttaattttcatCTTATGATTCTGTTTTGGGTGGCAGGAAGCTGAAAGGAGTAAACGAGGAAGATCAAAGCATTCACAATGGAGGAACTATGACGATTTGAATGAATACTTTTGGTAGTGCATTAGTCTGTTTATAATTTTCCTCATTTTATACTAGTCATCAAATTATTCACAGCAATACATTACAGGTCCGTTGATTGCTTCCGGTTAGGTTGGCCAATGCGGGCGGATGCTGATTTCTTTTGTATGCCTCTTGAACAACGCCGCCTTGACAGAAATGGGGTAAGCACTTGCTTTATTTTGCACTAATACTTTGTACTCTagagtgaagtcagttcggattCCTGGGGATCAGattttatcataatatttttacaTTCTCTACCACCCCTTCATGCATTTGATGGGATGCTCTTATGAACTTGTTATGAAATCATCATATATCAGTCAGAATTTTGCTATATTACGGAACCTGCTAGTCATATTACTAACATGGGCACACAATATTTGTCTTCCCATTTGCTTTTAATTTCCTGTTTCCTTGAGAGTTGGGCACATTATTGGTTTTGATACAAAGAAGAATTGAACCCGTGTCTCTTCCCCCACAAACTCACACACCCAGCCACCTGAATTATAGGCTCAAGTAGTTGTGTACATCCTTGTTTATAgaaggaaaataataaataaaaaaggtgTGTGATTGGAGTCAGATTATTTTGTGGATGGTGCACAGGAAAACAGCAGGCCAATTAGCAGTGATCGGTGGGTTGGAAAAGTTAATTTTGTTGAGATACGGTCGTTTTGgcatgttttcagaagcttcgACCGTATGTGGAGTTTTTTTATTCTTTGCTTACAGGTATTAACTTTGTCAATTTTCATCACGTTTCTTTCTTATTCTTAATATTGTGACATGATGCGAAAAATGGGTATTTTCTACAAGGCTATGATTATTATCGCGTGGAATGGTACTGGACAACCTGGTGCGATCTTTAGTGGTGATGTTTTCAAGAAAGTGTTAAGTATCTTTATAACTGCTGCAATAATGAAGCTTGGCCAAGGCAAGTAAAGTgtgcttttctttttccttacCTATTTATGAAATAGGCCTAATGACATGCttattctctattttttttgaaaagggtATAGACCCACATATCGAGAGGTCTCCCCGATATTTATTAATAAGCCGCGGAGGAAAACCATGGTTACATTTAACATCAAACAAAAGTCCTAAGACAGGAGCATCCTTGAAAACTTATAAAAACGTTTTCCAATCTCTGCATAAGTCTAAAAAGGACAGATTCTCAAAGTGTTTTGTTCTAAAGACCCAAGTGGCTGTCCAAAATTTGACTGTCTCCCACACATCCGCTTCTGATTTAGCAACCCCTTCAAAATTTGACATGCTTATTCTCTATTTACTTCCCCTGTGAAGTATAATAGATGTGTATGACAAATGGATTTTGAAGACGTAGCTAAGAGTTTGTTGGACTTGAGATTTCTCATTGTTTTGACTGGCGACATTGATAATTTATGAAATAGCTGTGATGTAGTTTTTCCATTGAGCCTGATGGTAATAAAAAAAGATTGAGGTATCCTACTAACTTAAAATTTACCAGATGTTAAATCCATTATTTACAAATACATATTTTGCTCAAAAGGATTCAAAtgaataaatatctttaaaatttTAGCAATTAAGAAGCCAAAATTTTACTCTACTACACTGTAAACTGATATCCCATTAACCACATGGCTGGTATTGCACACGAAGAAGTTGGTAGAGAAGAAAGGCTAAGGAACTTAGCAACTAAGGAACTTAGCCTTTCTTGTTTCTTCATTTATCTGGCATTGCTGTAAACTGATATCCCATTAACCATCGGACCCCACTCTGCTGAAGTCGAAAGAACCCTATTCTGGTTTCTTCATTTATCTGGCATTgctgtatgaaaaatggatttatgaatttttaatttgtttattgtGTAATTAGTTGTATTGCCATGTGCAGCTTTTCTTGATGTAATACTTAATTGGAAAGCACAACGGAGTATGTCATTTCATGTCAAGTTACGGTATATATTGAAGGTTGTTTCAGCTGCTGCTTGGGTGATAGTTCTACCAGTTACTTATGCTTATACTTGGGAGAACCCTCCTGGATTTGctcaaacaataaaaaattggTTTGGAAACAATTCAAGTTCGCCTTCCTTGTTTATTTTGGCTGTTGTGATCTACTTGTCTCCAAATATGCTGGCTGGATTATTGTTTCTATTTCCTTTCATCCGTCGTTTCCTTGAGAGATCAAACTATAGAATTGTGATGCTAATGATGTGGTGGTCCCAGGTAAgcaatattatgatattttgacatatttcAGCTTTTTAAGATGGAGTCTaaccttttgattttttttttttgtatttgtagCCACGCCTCTACGTTGGCAGGGGAATGCATGAGAGTACATTTTCACTTTTTAAGTATGAATCAGTGTTCTTATTACCGGAATCGGTTTATTTAGTATGATCCCTATGCTCAATATGATATCTGGTTAATCTGTTTTAATTTTTCAGGTATACCATGTTTTGGGTTCTCCTTATAATCACAAAGTTGGCATTCAGTTACTATATAGAGGTTTCTTTCTACTCTCTATTCACATTCAAAGTGTTGTACTTTGATCTACTAGTTTAATTTTAGGAAACGAGTTGAAATATTGTTCTTTAATTGCCAATGTCATGttacatctttttttttttttttttactttttggaTGCATAGCCTCAAACTTGTATTAACAATATCAGATTATTTCAAGGAAAAGTGTGAGCTACTCCCTTTAAACTGAAACCAATGTTAAGAAGCTAAAAATTACATATAAGTACAATAGAAATTCTGCCAATTTCTATAAAATCAGGGAACAAGACTCATGTGCACACTTCAGCATTATAGAACCGTGTGGCAACTCAATCTTTTaacattttataattatatacctTGCTTGTTTTCATCTGATTAATGACATGCTGATGAGCGATTATACATGTGTGTCTTGGATACAGATAAAA from Cannabis sativa cultivar Pink pepper isolate KNU-18-1 chromosome 2, ASM2916894v1, whole genome shotgun sequence encodes:
- the LOC133034606 gene encoding uncharacterized protein LOC133034606, which gives rise to MCPFCNLASESIHHVLLQCGFAQSYWRVSGVNMAAGLGVDFSSWFFNVAETQSRVLVCEAAMVGWKIWAARNDVLWNSKTCSTMEVVRSARVVIDQWKNAQSQKGGALLVNDINNACERWRKPVFNTVKVNVDGAIFEAENKFGVGCVARDSNGCLITTLSVSRFGLVKAEIVEIIGIKEALRWIKKKQWTNVVIETDALVVVQAINSSILMPSQFRLLARDCHEMLSSFTSVYLIFVKRSANKAAYCVTRGSCYLSDCEYSEHDAHSALKNIISSECF